One region of Chitinophaga varians genomic DNA includes:
- a CDS encoding RagB/SusD family nutrient uptake outer membrane protein — protein sequence MRYKILIALVWIGAFCSCSKYLDVVPDNVPTIDNAFTLRSSAEKYLFTCFSYMPKNGHFNDNVAFNGADEVWYDDPIRDVDPTNFNIAKGLQSMTSPLANYWSGTSRGTSLFIGIRDCNTFLANIDKVRELRQYERERWIAEVKFLKAYYHFFLLRCYGPIPLIKENLPVSAGSEEVQVYRQPVDTCINYIVQLLDEAAGNEFLPAKLEGTENTELGRITKCIVLALKAKVLVTAASPFFNGNPDYSRMVDNRGVQLFSAGYNAEKWNRAAQACKEAIELCHANGYTLYHFPGNFGYKINDTLQTQLDIRAAMTDKQNNTEVIWPNTNSTAGDIQRWSMPLIANGASTSGPKGIIAPTLKMIEMFYSKNGVPITEDKTWDYSKRYTLRTAAAPDKYYIKTGEQTVELHYDREPRFYADVAFDRAVWFGNWILNYNKDSALYFVKGRATEIASRRGISNYSVTGYWVKKTVNIESSAATDGNIASGLVAYPWPEMRLADLYLLYSEALNEVNGPGGGTTQWINQVRARAGLKSVEEAWTNFSKNPTKYTTKEGMREIIQQERGIELCFEGQRFWDLRRWRTAHIALNNPIKGWDITQNAAPSYYKEVLLFNQRFGMRDYLWPIENGEMIINKNLVQNPGW from the coding sequence ATGAGATATAAAATATTGATCGCACTCGTATGGATAGGCGCTTTCTGCTCCTGCAGCAAGTACCTCGATGTGGTGCCGGACAACGTGCCTACGATCGACAACGCTTTTACCCTGCGCTCTTCCGCAGAAAAGTACCTGTTCACCTGCTTTTCCTATATGCCTAAGAACGGGCATTTTAATGATAACGTGGCCTTCAACGGCGCCGATGAAGTATGGTACGATGATCCCATCCGTGATGTGGACCCCACCAATTTCAATATCGCCAAAGGCCTGCAAAGCATGACCAGCCCGCTGGCCAACTACTGGAGCGGCACCTCACGCGGCACCTCCCTGTTCATCGGCATCCGCGACTGTAACACGTTCCTGGCCAATATTGACAAAGTAAGGGAGCTGCGTCAGTACGAGCGTGAAAGATGGATCGCAGAAGTGAAATTCCTGAAAGCATACTATCATTTCTTCCTCCTCCGCTGCTATGGCCCTATTCCGCTGATCAAAGAAAATCTGCCTGTTTCCGCCGGTTCGGAAGAAGTACAGGTGTACCGTCAACCGGTAGACACCTGTATCAACTACATCGTGCAGCTGTTGGATGAAGCGGCCGGCAACGAGTTCCTGCCCGCCAAACTGGAAGGCACGGAGAACACTGAACTGGGAAGGATCACCAAATGCATCGTGCTGGCGCTGAAAGCCAAGGTGCTGGTGACCGCCGCCAGTCCGTTTTTCAACGGTAACCCCGATTACAGCCGCATGGTAGACAACCGCGGCGTACAGCTGTTCTCTGCCGGTTATAACGCAGAAAAATGGAACCGCGCCGCACAAGCCTGCAAGGAAGCGATTGAGCTTTGTCACGCTAACGGGTATACGCTGTACCACTTCCCGGGCAACTTCGGCTACAAGATTAACGACACCTTGCAGACCCAGCTGGATATTCGTGCAGCCATGACCGATAAACAGAACAACACGGAAGTGATCTGGCCCAACACCAACAGCACCGCAGGAGACATTCAACGCTGGTCTATGCCGCTGATCGCCAACGGCGCCAGCACCTCCGGGCCTAAAGGCATCATTGCGCCCACGCTGAAGATGATCGAGATGTTCTATTCCAAAAACGGCGTGCCTATTACCGAAGACAAAACCTGGGACTACAGCAAACGTTATACGTTGCGAACAGCAGCCGCTCCGGATAAATACTATATCAAAACAGGAGAGCAGACAGTAGAGCTGCATTATGACCGTGAGCCACGGTTCTACGCCGACGTGGCTTTTGACCGGGCAGTGTGGTTTGGCAACTGGATATTAAACTACAACAAAGACAGCGCCCTGTATTTCGTGAAAGGCCGCGCCACGGAAATAGCTTCCAGGAGAGGTATCAGCAACTATTCCGTGACCGGCTACTGGGTGAAGAAAACCGTGAACATAGAAAGCAGCGCCGCCACCGATGGCAACATAGCCAGCGGACTGGTCGCCTATCCATGGCCTGAAATGCGGCTGGCAGACCTGTACCTGCTGTACTCCGAAGCATTGAATGAAGTGAATGGCCCCGGAGGCGGCACCACCCAGTGGATCAACCAGGTAAGGGCGCGGGCAGGCCTTAAATCAGTGGAAGAAGCATGGACCAACTTCTCCAAGAACCCTACGAAATACACCACCAAAGAAGGCATGCGGGAGATCATCCAGCAGGAGAGAGGCATCGAATTGTGTTTTGAAGGGCAGCGGTTTTGGGACCTGAGAAGATGGAGGACCGCCCACATCGCGCTCAATAACCCGATCAAAGGATGGGACATCACTCAGAACGCAGCGCCTTCCTACTATAAGGAAGTGCTGTTGTTCAACCAGCGCTTCGGCATGCGTGACTACCTCTGGCCGATAGAAAACGGGGAGATGATCATCAACAAAAACCTGGTGCAAAACCCGGGCTGGTAA
- a CDS encoding DUF5000 domain-containing lipoprotein — protein sequence MKYFHILLFLLAVCSACKQDHLGPISDDKAQPNPVMNPSAVGMAGAAEISYSLPDDQNLSYVRAEFEINGVKKEAKSSYFKRSVRVEGFGDTAEHTVTLYTVSRAEVASTPVQIKVKPLPPAIWKVYKSLDVAEAFGGLQVKFSNEDKGKIVIVTLLYDPAAKEWRNVNNFYYGLDSGKFTVRGLQPVKQQFGIYIKDRWDNKSDTLRFELTPIYEEELDKSKFASAMKKKYPIPQVAPLPKTPGVQIVEPGNLSSWPIENMWNGIIGNEGYHTTENKDVPIWVPIDLGVKAVISRYKIWQRQAGYIYNHGNPHEWELWGTNTPTDVNSWVKLDHQIMEKPSGLPLGQNSNEDIDAAAAGQEYELPIGSPAVRYIAWKHIDSWAAVDGIIGHLHISEISIWGQIKK from the coding sequence ATGAAATATTTTCATATCCTCTTATTTCTGCTGGCCGTATGTAGCGCCTGCAAACAAGATCACCTGGGACCTATCTCCGATGATAAAGCACAGCCCAATCCGGTCATGAACCCCAGCGCCGTAGGTATGGCGGGTGCAGCGGAGATATCCTATTCCCTTCCCGACGACCAGAACCTGTCTTATGTACGGGCAGAATTTGAAATCAACGGCGTAAAAAAAGAAGCGAAGTCTTCCTATTTCAAAAGATCAGTACGGGTGGAAGGCTTTGGCGACACCGCTGAACATACTGTTACCCTGTACACGGTCAGCCGTGCGGAAGTAGCTTCCACCCCGGTGCAGATAAAGGTGAAACCTTTGCCGCCGGCCATCTGGAAAGTATACAAATCATTGGATGTGGCAGAAGCCTTCGGTGGCCTGCAGGTGAAGTTCAGCAATGAGGACAAGGGAAAGATCGTCATCGTTACCCTGCTGTATGACCCTGCCGCCAAAGAATGGCGCAACGTGAACAACTTCTACTACGGACTGGATTCCGGGAAATTCACGGTACGCGGGCTGCAGCCGGTGAAACAACAGTTCGGTATCTATATCAAGGACCGCTGGGACAACAAAAGCGATACCCTCCGGTTCGAACTGACACCCATATACGAAGAAGAGCTGGACAAATCGAAGTTCGCCAGCGCCATGAAGAAAAAGTACCCGATACCACAGGTAGCGCCGTTGCCCAAGACACCTGGCGTACAGATCGTGGAGCCGGGCAACCTGTCGTCCTGGCCTATTGAAAACATGTGGAACGGTATCATCGGCAACGAAGGGTACCACACCACGGAGAACAAGGATGTGCCTATCTGGGTGCCGATTGACCTTGGCGTGAAAGCGGTGATCAGCCGTTATAAGATCTGGCAGCGGCAGGCCGGTTATATCTACAACCACGGTAACCCGCATGAATGGGAGCTTTGGGGCACCAATACCCCCACAGACGTGAACAGCTGGGTGAAACTGGACCACCAGATTATGGAGAAGCCTTCCGGGCTGCCGCTGGGACAGAACTCCAACGAAGATATTGACGCCGCTGCGGCAGGGCAGGAGTATGAGCTGCCGATCGGTTCGCCGGCGGTACGTTACATCGCCTGGAAACACATCGACAGCTGGGCTGCCGTGGACGGTATCATAGGGCATCTTCATATCAGTGAGATATCCATCTGGGGACAAATCAAAAAATAA
- a CDS encoding DUF4998 domain-containing protein, with translation MKHNKGRWLLGAMLVLLAACSKMDDTYKNFLNGGEIIYTGKVDSLKVFPGKNRVLLSWYLISDPKITKCRVYWNQRSDSTEVPVKRTGGTDTIRLLLDKLPENIYTFQVYTYDNAGHSSVKEEVIGNAYGDAYLATLSNRPVRIAKYDATKKETTIWWFGVNNQVQSVEVLYTNTAGVETKIVQVADSLPAGPRDPLEFRASLKLPGYQAGTSFKFRTAYKPVKIAIDTFYTAYETQAVQ, from the coding sequence ATGAAACATAACAAAGGCAGATGGCTGTTAGGGGCTATGTTGGTGCTGCTGGCAGCCTGCAGCAAAATGGACGACACCTACAAAAATTTTCTGAACGGAGGAGAGATCATTTATACCGGTAAAGTGGATTCCCTGAAAGTATTTCCGGGCAAGAACAGGGTGTTGTTGTCCTGGTACCTGATATCAGACCCGAAGATCACCAAATGCCGTGTATACTGGAACCAGCGTAGTGATTCGACTGAAGTGCCCGTAAAACGTACAGGCGGCACCGATACCATCCGGCTGCTGCTGGACAAGCTGCCGGAGAATATCTATACCTTCCAGGTGTATACCTATGACAATGCCGGCCATTCTTCCGTAAAAGAAGAGGTGATCGGCAACGCTTACGGTGACGCCTATCTGGCCACGCTGTCCAACCGGCCGGTGCGCATCGCCAAATACGACGCCACCAAAAAGGAAACGACCATCTGGTGGTTTGGCGTAAATAACCAGGTGCAGAGCGTGGAAGTGTTATATACCAATACCGCCGGCGTGGAAACCAAAATTGTGCAGGTGGCCGACAGCCTGCCGGCCGGTCCCCGCGATCCGCTGGAATTCCGGGCATCGCTGAAACTGCCCGGCTACCAGGCAGGCACATCCTTCAAATTCAGAACGGCCTATAAGCCGGTGAAAATAGCGATCGATACGTTTTATACTGCTTATGAAACGCAGGCGGTGCAATGA
- a CDS encoding glycoside hydrolase family 105 protein, which translates to MKTMMAGLLTLLVINTEMATAQKKSADANLTHFPKGSTPKEIGKRVAERFVATPHPNFGRATSPKQITYPEVCAWYGALTFARASDDKALTGSLVQRFEPFFTTEAALVPKADHVDHTVFGSVPLELYIQTKDKRYLDMGKAIADKQWGTPEGPHVKPESQGYKDRGLTWQTRMWIDDMFMITAVQSQAYRATGDKEYINRAAREMVVYLDSLQQPNGLFYHAPDVPYFWGRGDGWMAAGMSELLRSLPKDNPDRERIMKGYKTMMASLLKYQAPDGMWRQLIDDPEAWPETSATGMFTFAMITGVKNGWLDAATYGAAARKAWLALVKYIDDNADVREVCEGTNKKNDRQYYLDRGRITGDMHGQAPVLWCATALLRK; encoded by the coding sequence ATGAAAACAATGATGGCAGGCCTGTTGACACTGCTGGTGATCAACACAGAAATGGCCACAGCACAAAAGAAATCTGCAGATGCGAACCTGACGCATTTCCCGAAAGGCAGCACACCAAAGGAGATTGGCAAGCGAGTGGCCGAACGTTTTGTAGCTACGCCGCATCCTAATTTCGGAAGGGCTACGTCTCCGAAACAAATCACCTATCCTGAAGTTTGCGCGTGGTATGGTGCGCTAACGTTTGCACGGGCAAGCGATGATAAGGCACTGACCGGCAGTCTGGTGCAGCGTTTTGAACCTTTTTTCACCACGGAGGCTGCGCTGGTGCCTAAGGCGGACCATGTGGACCATACCGTTTTTGGCTCAGTGCCGCTGGAGCTGTATATACAAACAAAAGACAAACGTTACCTCGATATGGGCAAAGCCATTGCGGACAAACAGTGGGGCACACCGGAAGGTCCGCATGTAAAGCCCGAATCACAGGGGTATAAAGACCGTGGCCTTACCTGGCAAACGCGTATGTGGATTGACGATATGTTCATGATCACCGCTGTGCAGTCGCAGGCTTACCGCGCCACCGGCGATAAGGAATATATCAACCGTGCTGCGCGCGAGATGGTGGTTTATCTGGATTCCTTGCAGCAGCCCAATGGCCTCTTTTACCATGCGCCGGACGTGCCGTACTTCTGGGGCCGCGGTGACGGCTGGATGGCTGCCGGCATGAGTGAACTGCTGCGTTCCCTGCCTAAAGACAATCCTGACCGCGAGCGTATCATGAAAGGATATAAAACCATGATGGCCTCCCTGCTGAAATACCAGGCGCCGGACGGTATGTGGCGCCAGTTGATCGATGACCCGGAAGCATGGCCGGAAACGTCTGCCACAGGTATGTTTACCTTTGCCATGATCACCGGTGTGAAAAACGGTTGGCTGGATGCGGCCACCTATGGCGCTGCAGCGCGCAAGGCATGGCTGGCGCTGGTGAAGTACATCGATGACAACGCCGATGTGCGGGAGGTGTGTGAAGGCACCAATAAAAAGAATGACCGCCAATATTATCTCGATCGCGGCCGTATTACTGGTGACATGCATGGTCAGGCGCCCGTGTTATGGTGTGCCACGGCGCTTTTAAGAAAATAA